TGGATCAGTACAGGGCGGTCACCTTCAACGATGACGGGACGGTCACGGTCCAGGCCGGATGCTTCCTGGGTCGCAATGCCCCCGCGCCATGGGAGAACACGCTCTTCTACCAGCTGGAGCAGAAGGGGCTGGCCGCGCCGGACATGGGAGGTATCACCCACCAGGCCGTGGGGGGATTCACCACCATGGGGTGTTCGGGTGGTTCGGTGCAGTACGCCTATACGGATAGCATCGTCGCCATCAGCCTCGTGGATGGGCAGGGGACGGTGCACGCGTACAGACAGGGGAAGGACCCGGAGTTCGAGGCCGTGCTCGTCTCCATGGGGCTCATGGGCATCTTCTCCACCCTCACCTTCAAGCCCAGCGAGCGCTTCAACATCATCGGGGACGAGACGTGCTACGCCCTGGATGACGTCGACTGCCCCATCGACTTCTTCGGGCCGGGCACGACCGACAAGCCCTCGCTGGAGCAGTTCCTGCGCCAGACGGAGTACACCCGTCTGCTGTGGTGGCCGCAGAAGGGCGCCGAGCGCATGGTGGTCTGGAAGGCCCAGCGCATGAAGTCCGAGGATTACGACGGCCTTACGGGGACCCCCGAGAGCTTCAAACCCAAGCCGTACACGGAGTTCCCGGTCATCCTCGGGAGCCAGATTCCGGCACAGGTGGCCGCGTCCTTGTTCTACCAGTTGTCCGCTGGCTGGCGCACGCTGTTCGAGGAGTGGATCCCGGCGGAAACTCCTCTGCGCGACCTGCTCGAGGCCCTCATCGAGGCGACCTACGAGACGCAAATCCTCCCCTTCGTGATCAATCTCTTCGCTCCCGTCTTCAAGAGGGACGTGGTGACCTCGGAGCCCGTGCCTCCTCCCCCTTGCCCCTTCGGGAGCCTGTTCTCGGACGAGGTTCGCGTCATCGAGCTCGGGAGGAATACGGGGAGCAATCCCATGCAGGGGGCGGCCGCGCAGGGCTCCGCGGGACGGCGCGCGGCTGGAGGTCCGGTCCTCCGGCTGCTCGACCTGGAGGCCGCGTCCCAGACGGGCTCGACCCGCGTCACGTCGACCCCGATCGATCTCTGGAATGATGTGCTGGCCAGGATGCCGGGCATGAACGAGCAGCTTTCCAAGCTGGAGTCCGCTCTGAGCGAGCGGGGCCTGAAGCTGCCTCGCTACTACCACCTCCATGCCCCGAGCGAAGCCCTGCAGGGCCTCCAGGCTGGGAGCGAGGCGGCGTCCCAGGAGCCGGTGGGCACGCAGCGGTTCTGGGACAACTGGTACGGCAGTCTGCCGATGGACAATGATGTCTCCGACTTCCTGATGCCCACCGAGTTCACCGAGCTGTGGATCCCCCTCGAGAAGACGCAGGAGCTGATGAACGATCTGCGTGACTTCTATGAAAAGGGCGGGTTCAAGGCCACGGGCTCCTATTCCTGCGAGATCTACGCGGCCAAGGCCAATGACCTCTGGCTGAGCCCCGCCTACAAGCAGGACGTGATCCGCGTGGATGTGTTCTGGTTCCACGACATCTACCGAAGCGAGGATGAGCTCGAGGCCTTCTACCAGCAGTACTGGGAACTGCTGCGGAAGTACGACTTCCGCCCGCACTGGGCCAAGTACATGCCGGAGGGGGACATGGGAGCCGGGTACCTGGCGCAGCGCTACCCCATGTGGAAGCAATTCCTGGAGCTGCGCGCCCAGATGGATCCCAAGCAGCTCTTCGTCACCGACTACTGGCGCAACGCCCTGGGCATCCCCCAGGTGAATCCGTAACGAGAAGCGGCCCGAAAACACCAAGGCCGGAAGCCCCTGAGCGCTCAGCGGCTTCCGGCCTCGGTTTTTGTATCCCCGACGGGAGTCGAACCCGTGTGGAGGAGGGGGGCCCGAGCAGACGTGTGCCTCCTGGGAGTTGCACCGCCTCCGCACCGGCCCGGCGCAGCCTCGGTCACATCCGCCACCGCTCGACTCCTTCTTCCGGGCAGCGGAAATCCGCGCACCCTCGTCCGTAGCCACATACCCAGGAGAGGGTCATGTCTCACAATCCTCATCGCCTCCGCGTCCTCACATGTCTCGCATTGCTGCTGACGGCCTGCGCGGCACGGCAACCCACGCTCCGGCAGGAGCCTCCCCTGGGTGCCCCACCGCCGGAGGAGCAGAGCCAGGAGCAGGCAGCGGACTACGATGATGAGTTCATCATCGAGAACCGCCGGGCGCAGTTCACGAAGTTCGGGCGGGCCGAGGCCGGTTTCACCCAGGAGCAGGAGCGGCGGCTCGAGTCCAACTGCCCCTTCGGACTCCCTCGGGCCCTGAAGGCCTGGGAGCACGGGCCCACGAGGTACGTCCTTCGTGAGGGCTATGTCCTCCAGCACAGCGGAAGCGACAAGATTCCCCTCTGGGTCTGCGAGGGGGTGGAGCGGGCCCAACTGGACGGGAACCTGCCGCGACCCGGGCAGTCGGCTTTCAAGCCGGAGCCGGAGCTCCCCAAGGGCGAGCGTGCGGAGCTCCCTGATTACAAAGGCTCCGGCTACAGCCGTGGGCACATGGCTCCCGCCGGCAACCAGACCGTGGACCACCAGCGCAAGCTGGAGACCTTCTACCTCTCGAACATGGTCCCCCAGCTACAGGTGCACAACGGGGAGATCTGGGCCGCGCTCGAGGACCAGGCCCGTGACTGGGCACATGTCCGGGGCAAGGCCTTCATCATCACCGGGCCGATGTTCTACGACCCCGCGGAGGAGGCTCCCGAAACGGCGGATGGCTTCATCGAGGTGTTCCGGATCGGCGCGAACGCGCTGCCCGTCCCCACCCACCTCTTCAAGATCGTCGTCGCCCAGAATGCCAGCGGGCAGTGGGAGGCCATTGCCTTCGTCCAGGAGCACAGGCGCTACGACAAGCCGTGGGACTTGTCCCAGACCATCCAATCCATCGACTGGATCGAGGAGCGCGTGGGGTTCGATTTCATGCCCGAACTGGAGCAGGAGCAGGAGCAGGCGCTCGAGGCCTCCCCGTCACCCATGTGGCAGTGAACGATGCCGACCATCCACAATCATCGAGGTGCCTTCCGCCCCCTGCGGGGCGGGACGGCGGTGGTGAATCCCCAGGTCAAGCACCCGGGTACGCTGGGCTTCGTGGCGGTGGACGAGAGCGACCCGTCCCAGCAGTTCATCGTGAGCAGCTATCACGTGCTCGTGCGGCTGATGGGGGAGCCAGGAGTCCAGGACGAGCCCATCTTCCAGCCCTCCCATCAGGGTCCGAGCTCCGAGGTCGCCTTCGTGGAGCTGTCACGGGCGGACGCGAGACTGGATTGTGCGGCGGCCAGGGTCGCGGTCAACATCCAGACGAGCCCGCGCATCCTGGGGCTTGGACGGCCCGGGCCGCCGCTGGTGGCGCAGGTGGGAATGCGGGTGGTCAAGTCCGGGCTCGCCACGGGAGTCACCGAGGGGGTGGTGACGGAGGTCAACGGCGACCGCGTGCGGCTGGAGTGCCCCCAGGGCTTTCCCGAGGACTATGAGCTCTCGGACGCGGCGGACTCGGGAGCCCTCTGGCTGGAGCTCGAGACGAGGGCGCCCGTGGCGCTCCATGCCCGCGGCAACCCAGATGGGGCGGAGTGGGCCGAGGGCATAGCCATCCATCAGGTCCTCCGTGCACTGAGACTCCGCATGTGAAGAAGCTCGACCTATCGGTGAGTCTCCGGCGTGGAGACATTCTGGAGACGCGCCGGGGCCCGAAAACACCAAGGCCGGAAACCCCTGACGAATCAGCGGCTTCCGGCCTCGGTCTGTGTGTCCCTTCTCAAGGGACTAATCGCCCTCCGATCTCTGGGAAGCGCTCGTAGGCCCGTTTAAGCGCGTCCAGGTGGGCAGGGTTGTCCAGGTCGAGCGGTGCATCGGTGAGCCGGACAACCCACCCGCCGGTCGCAGTGCGCCGCGCCCGCGAGAGCAGGTCCGCGTCGCGGGCCGGGTCCGGAAAGCCGATGGCCCGTGCGGCAGCATCCGACCAGTAGTTCAGCCATCCGAGGCGAGCCGGAATCTCAGGCGAACGAATGTGCTCAAAGAGCTTGAGGGCGGGCAGCCCCCGGGGAGGAACCCCCGGCTTATGCACCGGATCGATTGTTTGCCGTGCGATCTCCACCCCCGCGCTGAACGGTGTCGCATGCCCCCACAGCGCACGCGCGCCCTCTGCCATGGCTTCAAGCACATCCGCCGCCGCTGCGAGGCCAACGGCATCCAGCGGCAGCTTTGCGTGGACATCGAGCAGCGGCTGACCGCCCGGGGCGTGGCGGGCGGATGTTTGTAACCCATAAACCGTCACGGGGAAGGTCTCATCGCCGTTGCACACAAGAGGGAATGCCCCGTCCTTGATCCCCTCGATGAGCCATGTGTCGCGCTGCGGCAATGCGATGAGGCGCCCATCTTCGGAAACCTCCCACTCCATGCGCAGACCGGGGAGCGCCCGTTCCATCCCCTGGACAATCGCGAGCGTGCGCTGGTCGTTGCCTAGCAGTGCAGGAGCATAAACGATAATGCCGAGTTTCTTTCGCGCAGTCATCGTTTGCACCCCGTTGCGACGATCTTGAGTTCAGGCGCCTGGAACTCCAGCGCTTCTTTGTGTTCTTCGGTGCTAACCCCAACGACGAAGCCATATCCGCAGTCTCGCGCAGCGTCGCGCTGCTTGCGCAATTGCTTCATTTCCTTTGCAATCTCGCGTTCTTGGATGAAATCAGGGTACGTGTCAAATTGATGGGTCTTGATTTCCCACGGCACACGCACGCCGACTTGCAGTGCATCGAAGCTCACACCGCCCACGAGCACATCCATTCCGGGATAACGGTTAGGCGGAAACTGATCGGCGCACTTGTTGTGCGCGTCATCCTTGCCCGCGTGCGGTTCCGGGATGGGCTCGCACCTGGGGCGATCTCGCTCCGTGATTTCGGGTGGTTCCAGAGGAGGGAAATCCGGCCCTTTTGGCTCCGGCTTGGGCCTTTTTTCCGGCGAGGGCTCCCGCGGCGCGGGCTTTGCTTCGGGCACGGGCTTCACGTCTGGCACGGGGCGCGTTTCAGGAGCGGGCCTCACTTTCTCGGGATCGCCCCATCTCAGCTCATACGCATCCAGGGCCTTTTTGATGGCGAAGCCCACCACGACAACGCCCGCCACAACTACCGCGCCCACGACGAGCTCCGGGGCCGCCAGGACGCAGACGCCGAGCCCCATGGCAGCGGCACCCGCAGAGGCAATCGAGCATCGTCCCGTGGGGTCGTGAAACTCGATCCGGTCATGGTCGAGGGCATGAAAGCACCGCTCCACCAGCACGGGCCAGGGCTCGGAAGCTTCGCGGACGGCGCACCGCCCCCCGTCCGTCCAGGGCCGCGTCGCCGCTCGCTGGAGGTTGGCGAGCCTCGGGTCTCGGGCCGCTGGCTCTCGGGGGCTCGGTGCTGACGTCGCGCAGGAGGAGAGAAAGAGCAGAAGTGCGAAGCAAGCGCGCAGACGCATGGGCACGTCCTTTCAAGCAAGTGGTGCGCCGTGGGTCAATGCGGGTCCGTTCAACACCGCCTGGAGCGGGCACTGAGCCGAGCGGGCATCACGCGCGAGCAGGGGTGCATCACCTGGCACGACCCGCGGCACACCTACGGCAGCCACCTCGCCATGAGGGGCGTTCCGCTCAAGGTCATCCAGGAGCTCATGGGCCACGCGACCACCGAGATGACCATGCGGTACATGAGGAACCGGGGGCAAAGGAAAAGCCCAGCAACCCCGTGAGATTGCTGGGCTTCCCAGGTTGTCCCCGACGGGATTCGAACCCGTTGGATTCGGGCGCGGATTACGGCGTGGTGTTGCGCTTGTTGATGACCTCGCACTCGGTGGACAGCTCGTAGACGAGCGGCACGCCGGTGGCCAGCTCCAGGCCCACCACCTGCTCGCCGGTGAGCTTGTCGAGCTTCATCACCAGGGAGCGGTTGGAGTTGCCGTGGGCCACCACGAGCACGTTCTTGCCCTGGCGCAGGTCGCCGCTGATGGCGCGGTCGTAGAAGGGCAGCACGCGCTTGGCGGTCATCTCGAGCGACTCGCCATTGGGGGGCGGCACGTCGAAGGAGCGGCGCCACAGCTTCACCTGGTGGTCGCCCCAGCGCTTGGCCGCGTCCTCCTTGTTGAGGCCCTGGAGGTCACCGTAGTGGCGCTCGTTGAGGGCGGCGTCGCGGATGA
This is a stretch of genomic DNA from Archangium violaceum. It encodes these proteins:
- a CDS encoding 2,3-bisphosphoglycerate-dependent phosphoglycerate mutase, producing the protein MPILALVRHGQSLWNHENRFTGFVDVPLTEQGRAEARQAAKSLGGLKFDVAYTSALTRAQETLAIILESLGQRIPVIRDAALNERHYGDLQGLNKEDAAKRWGDHQVKLWRRSFDVPPPNGESLEMTAKRVLPFYDRAISGDLRQGKNVLVVAHGNSNRSLVMKLDKLTGEQVVGLELATGVPLVYELSTECEVINKRNTTP
- a CDS encoding D-arabinono-1,4-lactone oxidase; the encoded protein is MTEARDLSSQFPSIQYDSLTCIFHPQSEAEIVQLVQYASAHDLQFRVIGSGHSVVKSILSTAQGAINISLDQYRAVTFNDDGTVTVQAGCFLGRNAPAPWENTLFYQLEQKGLAAPDMGGITHQAVGGFTTMGCSGGSVQYAYTDSIVAISLVDGQGTVHAYRQGKDPEFEAVLVSMGLMGIFSTLTFKPSERFNIIGDETCYALDDVDCPIDFFGPGTTDKPSLEQFLRQTEYTRLLWWPQKGAERMVVWKAQRMKSEDYDGLTGTPESFKPKPYTEFPVILGSQIPAQVAASLFYQLSAGWRTLFEEWIPAETPLRDLLEALIEATYETQILPFVINLFAPVFKRDVVTSEPVPPPPCPFGSLFSDEVRVIELGRNTGSNPMQGAAAQGSAGRRAAGGPVLRLLDLEAASQTGSTRVTSTPIDLWNDVLARMPGMNEQLSKLESALSERGLKLPRYYHLHAPSEALQGLQAGSEAASQEPVGTQRFWDNWYGSLPMDNDVSDFLMPTEFTELWIPLEKTQELMNDLRDFYEKGGFKATGSYSCEIYAAKANDLWLSPAYKQDVIRVDVFWFHDIYRSEDELEAFYQQYWELLRKYDFRPHWAKYMPEGDMGAGYLAQRYPMWKQFLELRAQMDPKQLFVTDYWRNALGIPQVNP
- a CDS encoding DNA/RNA non-specific endonuclease; protein product: MSHNPHRLRVLTCLALLLTACAARQPTLRQEPPLGAPPPEEQSQEQAADYDDEFIIENRRAQFTKFGRAEAGFTQEQERRLESNCPFGLPRALKAWEHGPTRYVLREGYVLQHSGSDKIPLWVCEGVERAQLDGNLPRPGQSAFKPEPELPKGERAELPDYKGSGYSRGHMAPAGNQTVDHQRKLETFYLSNMVPQLQVHNGEIWAALEDQARDWAHVRGKAFIITGPMFYDPAEEAPETADGFIEVFRIGANALPVPTHLFKIVVAQNASGQWEAIAFVQEHRRYDKPWDLSQTIQSIDWIEERVGFDFMPELEQEQEQALEASPSPMWQ
- a CDS encoding DUF6310 domain-containing protein, producing MRLRACFALLLFLSSCATSAPSPREPAARDPRLANLQRAATRPWTDGGRCAVREASEPWPVLVERCFHALDHDRIEFHDPTGRCSIASAGAAAMGLGVCVLAAPELVVGAVVVAGVVVVGFAIKKALDAYELRWGDPEKVRPAPETRPVPDVKPVPEAKPAPREPSPEKRPKPEPKGPDFPPLEPPEITERDRPRCEPIPEPHAGKDDAHNKCADQFPPNRYPGMDVLVGGVSFDALQVGVRVPWEIKTHQFDTYPDFIQEREIAKEMKQLRKQRDAARDCGYGFVVGVSTEEHKEALEFQAPELKIVATGCKR
- a CDS encoding DUF5953 family protein — its product is MTARKKLGIIVYAPALLGNDQRTLAIVQGMERALPGLRMEWEVSEDGRLIALPQRDTWLIEGIKDGAFPLVCNGDETFPVTVYGLQTSARHAPGGQPLLDVHAKLPLDAVGLAAAADVLEAMAEGARALWGHATPFSAGVEIARQTIDPVHKPGVPPRGLPALKLFEHIRSPEIPARLGWLNYWSDAAARAIGFPDPARDADLLSRARRTATGGWVVRLTDAPLDLDNPAHLDALKRAYERFPEIGGRLVP